One Setaria viridis chromosome 3, Setaria_viridis_v4.0, whole genome shotgun sequence DNA window includes the following coding sequences:
- the LOC117849723 gene encoding uncharacterized protein yields MADVSIKGCPLLMFISSNEMREHDKRENIVMPEQLVSQLCLIWELDSGSHPVIKSNLHEEHSSLKQLTPLVDADISQHLQTISGALEQEKDEVYDKETVIKAWLCCHEQRIKLLYGTNIGQQLLLPSTLVAVPVFIRDGKIVGRYVGSGKGELVGEILRYNGVRVTY; encoded by the exons ATGGCAGATGTATCAATTAAAGGATGCCCGCTGCTTATGTTTATCTCCAGCAACGAGATGAGAGAACATGATAAGAGAGAAAATATTGTGATGCCAGAGCAATTGGTGTCTCAGCTTTGTTTGATCTGGGAGTTGGATTCAGGATCACATCCAGTGATTAAGAGCAACCTTCATGAAGAACATTCATCTTTGAAGCAACTGACGCCATTGGTGGATGCTGATATATCCCAACATCTTCAGACCATCAGCGGGGCCCTTGAACAAGAAAAGGATGAAGTATATGATAAAGAAACAGTCATCAAGGCATGGTTATGTTGCCACGAGCAGAGAATAAAACTCTTGTACGGGACTAATATTGGGCAACAGTTGCTTCTGCCATCAACTCTGG TTGCAGTTCCTGTCTTCATCAGGGACGGCAAGATCGTCGGCCGCTACGTCGGCTCCGGCAAgggcgagctcgtcggcgagaTCCTCAGATACAACGGCGTCAGGGTCACCTACTGA
- the LOC140222308 gene encoding uncharacterized protein has translation MKAEVQCPADVPKNALQGSKNIRSLVPFILDVAFTNYARWHEQFLLTVGKFSLDAHVLEDSPLPGHPDWAWMDHVIRSWIYGTLSNNLIDTVMTPGATARSFRTFVQGDLSVTDYCCRLKAMADALDELGEPVTDRSLVINVIRGLNPSTPPLAFIFAAADCSNVPGDLE, from the exons ATGAAGGCCGAGGTGCAATGTCCCGCGGATGTACCGAAGAATGCGCTCCAGGGCAGCAAG AACATACGCAGCCTTGTCCCGTTCATCCTCGACGTCGCCTTCACCAACTACGCCCGCTGGCACGAGCAGTTCCTGCTCACCGTCGGGAAGTTCTCCCTCGACGCCCACGTCCTGGAGGACAGCCCGCTTCCTGGTCACCCTGACTGGGCTTGGATGGATCATGTCATCCGGTCTTGGATCTACGGCACTCTCTCCAACAACCTCATTGACACCGTCATGACAcccggcgccaccgcccgctCC TTTCGCACCTTCGTCCAGGGTGACCTCTCCGTCACCGACTACTGCTGCCGTCTGAAGGCCATGGCCGATGCTCTCGACGAGCTTGGCGAGCCGGTCACCGACCGTTCCCTCGTCATCAACGTCATCCGCGGCCTCAACCCAAGTACGCCGCCATTAGCCTTCATCTTCGCCGCAGCCGACTGCTCCAACGTTCCTGGAGACTTGGAATGA